GAGCGCATCTGGGAAGGCACCTCGGAGATCCATCGCGACATCATCTCCAAGGACGTACTGCGGGAGTTCGCCGCATGAGTGCCGACCAGCGCATCAAGGTCACGCGCAACGGGGCGATCCTCGAGATCCTGTTCGACCATCCGCCCGCTCATGCGGTGAACCAGAAGTTCAGCCACGACCTGACGGCCGCCATCCAGCTTCTGGAGGACGATCCTGATCTGAGGGTGGCGATCGTCTCGGCCACCGGCGACAGGATGTTCTCGGCCGGATGGGACCTGAAGGCCGTCGCCGCCGGCGAGACCGGCGAGGATTTCGGACCTTACGGGTTCATGGGCCTGCAACGCACGAAGATGTCGAAGCCGGTGATCGCCGCGGTGAACGGCCTTGCCGTCGGCGGCGGCTTCGAGTTCTCGCTTTTCGCGACCCTCGTCGTCTGTGCGCCGCACGTCGAATTCGGCCTGCCCGAGCTGCAGCGCGGCTTCATTCCGGAAGCCGGCGGCCTCTGGCGGGCGCATCGCCGCCTGCCGCACAACGTGGCCTCCGAACTGCTCCTCACCGGGCGCCGGCTCACCGCCGAAGAGGGCCTGCGCCTCGGCTTCGTCAACCGGATCGTACCGCGCGAGAGC
The Mesorhizobium australicum genome window above contains:
- a CDS encoding enoyl-CoA hydratase-related protein; the protein is MSADQRIKVTRNGAILEILFDHPPAHAVNQKFSHDLTAAIQLLEDDPDLRVAIVSATGDRMFSAGWDLKAVAAGETGEDFGPYGFMGLQRTKMSKPVIAAVNGLAVGGGFEFSLFATLVVCAPHVEFGLPELQRGFIPEAGGLWRAHRRLPHNVASELLLTGRRLTAEEGLRLGFVNRIVPRESLMDTAREMAAGIVASAPLAIAAYLEVLREVETLSDAEAFQKLYSGLPARDRMRASDDFGEGPRAFAEKRAPQWKGR